One window of the Sebastes umbrosus isolate fSebUmb1 chromosome 1, fSebUmb1.pri, whole genome shotgun sequence genome contains the following:
- the LOC119491402 gene encoding retinoic acid receptor gamma-A-like isoform X4 — MFDCMEALGLAPRPLFDVSAQGSCMLGKATPYFSGLDPFAWAGTSSIQSVETQSTSSEEMVPSSPSPPPPPRVYKPCFVCQDKSSGYHYGVSSCEGCKGFFRRSIQKNMVYTCHRDKNCQINKVTRNRCQYCRLQKCFEVGMSKEAVRNDRNKKKKDVKEEVVLPENYELSGELEELVNKVSKAHQETFPSLCQLGKYHTNSSADHRVQLDLGLWDKFSELSTKCIIKIVEFAKRLPGFTTLTIADQITLLKSACLDILMLRICTRYTPEQDTMTFSDGLTLNRTQMHNAGFGPLTDLVFAFAGQLLPLEMDDTETGLLSAICLICGDRMDLEEPQKVDKLQEPLLEALKIYTRRRRPNKPHMFPRMLMKVTDLRGISTKGAERAITLKTEIPGPMPPLIREMLENPELFEDSSDSGDSAAAAPPAVQAIKQEEKATDESTVEEEEEEEEDDYWDEEKERRADSDGEPSGEAAAGVQKKGVTGKTQ, encoded by the exons CGGTGGAGACGCAGAGCACCAGCTCAGAGGAGATGGTGCCCAgctctccttcccctcctcctccgcctcgcGTCTACAAGCCGTGCTTCGTGTGCCAGGACAAGTCGTCTGGTTATCACTACGGAGTGAGCTCCTGTGAGGGCTGCAAG GGTTTCTTTCGGCGCAGTATCCAAAAGAACATGGTGTACACCTGCCACCGAGACAAGAACTGCCAGATCAACAAAGTGACCCGCAACCGCTGCCAGTACTGTCGGCTTCAGAAGTGCTTTGAGGTCGGCATGTCCAAAGAGG CGGTGCGTAACGACaggaacaaaaagaagaaggatGTAAAGGAGGAGGTGGTGCTGCCGGAGAACTATGAGCTGAGTGGAGAACTGGAGGAGCTGGTTAACAAAGTCAGCAAAGCTCACCAAGAGACCTTTCCATCTCTGTGCCAACTAGGAAAATACCACACA aacTCAAGTGCTGACCACAGAGTACAGCTGGACTTGGGCCTGTGGGATAAGTTCAGTGAGCTGTCCACTAAGTGCATTATAAAGATTGTGGAGTTTGCCAAGCGGCTACCAGGCTTCACTACGCTCACCATCGCTGACCAGATCACCCTCCTCAAATCTGCATGTCTGGACATCCTG ATGCTCAGGATATGCACTCGCTACACCCCAGAACAGGACACAATGACCTTCTCAGATGGTCTGACTCTCAACAGGACCCAAATGCATAACGCTGGCTTCGGTCCACTCACAGACCTGGTATTTGCCTTTGCTGGTCAGCTGCTGCCTTTGGAGATGGACGACACAGAGACGGGCCTACTCAGTGCCATCTGCCTCATCTGCGGCG ACCGTATGGATCTGGAAGAGCCACAGAAGGTAGACAAGCTGCAGGAGCCGTTGCTCGAGGCTCTGAAGATCTACACCCGCCGCAGACGCCCAAACAAGCCTCATATGTTTCCCCGCATGCTGATGAAAGTCACAGACCTCCGAGGAATCAGCACTAAAG GTGCAGAAAGAGCCATCACACTGAAGACGGAGATCCCGGGCCCCATGCCTCCATTGATCAGGGAGATGCTGGAGAACCCCGAGCTCTTCGAGGACAGCAGCGACTCAGGGGACAGCGCCGCGGCCGCTCCCCCTGCCGTTCAAGCCATCAAACAAGAGGAGAAGGCCACGGACGAGTCGACCgttgaggaggaagaggaggaggaagaggacgactACTGGGACGAGGAGAAAGAGCGAAGGGCGGACAGTGACGGGGAGCCGTCGGGGGAGGCGGCAGCGGGCGTGCAAAAGAAAGGCGTGACTGGGAAaacacagtga
- the LOC119491402 gene encoding retinoic acid receptor gamma-A-like isoform X3, whose protein sequence is MFDCMEALGLAPRPLFDVSAQGSCMLGKATPYFSGLDPFAWAGTSSIQSVETQSTSSEEMVPSSPSPPPPPRVYKPCFVCQDKSSGYHYGVSSCEGCKGFFRRSIQKNMVYTCHRDKNCQINKVTRNRCQYCRLQKCFEVGMSKEGEKKISITVRNDRNKKKKDVKEEVVLPENYELSGELEELVNKVSKAHQETFPSLCQLGKYHTNSSADHRVQLDLGLWDKFSELSTKCIIKIVEFAKRLPGFTTLTIADQITLLKSACLDILMLRICTRYTPEQDTMTFSDGLTLNRTQMHNAGFGPLTDLVFAFAGQLLPLEMDDTETGLLSAICLICGDRMDLEEPQKVDKLQEPLLEALKIYTRRRRPNKPHMFPRMLMKVTDLRGISTKGAERAITLKTEIPGPMPPLIREMLENPELFEDSSDSGDSAAAAPPAVQAIKQEEKATDESTVEEEEEEEEDDYWDEEKERRADSDGEPSGEAAAGVQKKGVTGKTQ, encoded by the exons CGGTGGAGACGCAGAGCACCAGCTCAGAGGAGATGGTGCCCAgctctccttcccctcctcctccgcctcgcGTCTACAAGCCGTGCTTCGTGTGCCAGGACAAGTCGTCTGGTTATCACTACGGAGTGAGCTCCTGTGAGGGCTGCAAG GGTTTCTTTCGGCGCAGTATCCAAAAGAACATGGTGTACACCTGCCACCGAGACAAGAACTGCCAGATCAACAAAGTGACCCGCAACCGCTGCCAGTACTGTCGGCTTCAGAAGTGCTTTGAGGTCGGCATGTCCAAAGAGGGTGAGAAGAAGATATCAATCA CGGTGCGTAACGACaggaacaaaaagaagaaggatGTAAAGGAGGAGGTGGTGCTGCCGGAGAACTATGAGCTGAGTGGAGAACTGGAGGAGCTGGTTAACAAAGTCAGCAAAGCTCACCAAGAGACCTTTCCATCTCTGTGCCAACTAGGAAAATACCACACA aacTCAAGTGCTGACCACAGAGTACAGCTGGACTTGGGCCTGTGGGATAAGTTCAGTGAGCTGTCCACTAAGTGCATTATAAAGATTGTGGAGTTTGCCAAGCGGCTACCAGGCTTCACTACGCTCACCATCGCTGACCAGATCACCCTCCTCAAATCTGCATGTCTGGACATCCTG ATGCTCAGGATATGCACTCGCTACACCCCAGAACAGGACACAATGACCTTCTCAGATGGTCTGACTCTCAACAGGACCCAAATGCATAACGCTGGCTTCGGTCCACTCACAGACCTGGTATTTGCCTTTGCTGGTCAGCTGCTGCCTTTGGAGATGGACGACACAGAGACGGGCCTACTCAGTGCCATCTGCCTCATCTGCGGCG ACCGTATGGATCTGGAAGAGCCACAGAAGGTAGACAAGCTGCAGGAGCCGTTGCTCGAGGCTCTGAAGATCTACACCCGCCGCAGACGCCCAAACAAGCCTCATATGTTTCCCCGCATGCTGATGAAAGTCACAGACCTCCGAGGAATCAGCACTAAAG GTGCAGAAAGAGCCATCACACTGAAGACGGAGATCCCGGGCCCCATGCCTCCATTGATCAGGGAGATGCTGGAGAACCCCGAGCTCTTCGAGGACAGCAGCGACTCAGGGGACAGCGCCGCGGCCGCTCCCCCTGCCGTTCAAGCCATCAAACAAGAGGAGAAGGCCACGGACGAGTCGACCgttgaggaggaagaggaggaggaagaggacgactACTGGGACGAGGAGAAAGAGCGAAGGGCGGACAGTGACGGGGAGCCGTCGGGGGAGGCGGCAGCGGGCGTGCAAAAGAAAGGCGTGACTGGGAAaacacagtga